The genomic interval ACGCGATCAGCAATCTTTTCAACTGTCATACTTCCATTATTCAAAAAAGTACAAGCCTTTTTCATCCGGATATTTCTAACGATTTCACCAAATGTTCCCCCAGATTTTTCTTTGATATATTTCGATAGATAGGGAACCGACAGATGCATTTGTTTTGAAAGTTCCTCTAACGTAACAGTCAAGTAATTCGTTTGGATGTAATTTATGATTTCATTAATTCTTTCATCCCTGCATTTATCTTCCGCCTGTATTTCGTCTAATTGATTGACAGCTACTACAAGGGCATTAATCGAAGATGTAATAATGTCATCATCAACTCCAACACCCCAGAATAATTTGTTGTTGCAGCTAACTCCAACATAGGAAACCGCCTTAGAGGACGAACCTTTTGAAAGTGCATGTTCTTCATAAATGGCTAATTCATAATGGATGTCAAAATATTGTTTAATCGCATTGCTGACAGCATCCAAGCGCCCATTTCCATTTCCGATAATCGTTCTAACCTTTCCGTTATGATTTATGAT from Pelosinus sp. IPA-1 carries:
- a CDS encoding AraC family transcriptional regulator is translated as MHLSVPYLSKYIKEKSGGTFGEIVRNIRMKKACTFLNNGSMTVEKIADRVGYQNVEHFNRLFKKKYGLTPVQFRNKK